In Quadrisphaera sp. DSM 44207, one DNA window encodes the following:
- a CDS encoding bacterial proteasome activator family protein, whose protein sequence is MERMSEQPGRRPDPRSEERGEQREPEPVVVVTGSAMSVAGGEGSDAATAVGSVEQPAKVMRIGSMVKQLLEEVRGAPLDEAGRARLAQVHERSLAELEEGLSPELVAELRRITLPFSEGTTPTDAELRIAQAQLVGWLEGLFHGIQTALFAQQMAARAQLEQMRRALPAGAGGAPGVPGAAGRLPVSPDAPAPGQYL, encoded by the coding sequence ATGGAGCGCATGAGCGAGCAGCCCGGACGGCGTCCCGACCCGCGCTCGGAGGAGCGCGGGGAGCAGCGCGAGCCCGAGCCCGTGGTGGTCGTCACCGGCAGCGCGATGTCGGTGGCCGGGGGCGAGGGCTCCGACGCCGCCACCGCCGTCGGCAGCGTCGAGCAGCCGGCGAAGGTCATGCGCATCGGCAGCATGGTCAAGCAGCTGCTCGAGGAGGTGCGCGGCGCGCCGCTCGACGAGGCGGGCCGCGCCCGGCTGGCGCAGGTGCACGAGCGCTCCCTCGCCGAGCTCGAGGAGGGCCTGTCCCCCGAGCTCGTGGCCGAGCTGCGGCGCATCACGCTGCCCTTCTCCGAGGGGACGACGCCGACGGACGCCGAGCTGCGGATCGCGCAGGCCCAGCTCGTCGGGTGGCTCGAGGGCCTCTTCCACGGCATCCAGACGGCGCTGTTCGCGCAGCAGATGGCCGCCCGCGCCCAGCTGGAGCAGATGCGCCGCGCGCTGCCCGCCGGCGCCGGTGGCGCTCCCGGCGTCCCGGGGGCTGCCGGCCGCCTGCCGGTGAGCCCGGACGCGCCGGCGCCCGGCCAGTACCTGTGA